A stretch of DNA from Anopheles nili chromosome 2, idAnoNiliSN_F5_01, whole genome shotgun sequence:
cacatgaCTTTTTGATTTCTGATCCCCACCCCGCGGGGTAGACTTTGCGCCGAGTGGCCGACCATACGGGATGATGCCGTACTCCGAGCTGACCATGCCGTTCCCGATAGTGCGACCCAATGCGTTGGCTCGCACGGGCCCGCCAGGATCTCAGGGAACGCTGGGTGGTTCTGCCCCTGCGTGGTCCGCTACCGGATTCGTGGCCaacgcaccaccaccgagtgCGATCGCACGGAGTAGCATCAGTACGGGTGCGAGTCACTCGCACATACCGGATCCGAATGTGGCCGCATCCGCTTACGAGATGAACTGGATGAATCTGGGTCCGGCCGGAGGAGAATACGATGGTGCGGCGGGTCCTTCCAGCAGTCGGTATGGCTACGGgtacggtgatggtggtggcatcaatcctgcaacagcaacattcATCGATGGCCCGTTGCCGTCTGGTGATGACGGGGGACGGAATGCGCCGTATGAGGCTCAACCCGTGGGTGTCCAACGACGACGTGGTAAGTTTTTGGTACAGGTGCTGGAGGCAAGCCCAGCAAGGACGACGGAAACGATGTCCATCACCTGTTTCGTCGCCGAGGAAGattgttgtttgaaaaaccCATGCGAGATGTTACATCGGAAATTGGCACACGCACATTGGAAGCACATAAAGGACTTTCGGACTAGGCGTGACATATGCGGATACGATTCAACCAGACTGTAACCTAATGAActgtcttttcttttccccttcgTCGGCAAAAACAGACCACCATTACTCGTCGGACGATGAAGAGTTCGAGGAAGTGGGTACGAGCGACAATGAGGGCGTCTCCGTGACGCTGGAGCAATCGAACACGACTTCAAGCATGATGCCACCGCACAGCGAGGACGATAGCCAGCAAGCGGCCGAAGCGATGGTGCAACTCAGCAGCACGCAGTACTACAACGCCACGCAGGACGACGGATCGATGGAGATCGATCCGAACTATGATCCGAGCGATTTCCTTGGCATGTCCAACCGCCAACCGGGACCAGATGTCGGTCGGAATGATATCATCAATCCGGAGGCGGGTTATGCGTTGGATCAGCTAAATCCCGCCACGGGTAGGCACGAGGGCACGATGGAAGTTGGACAGCAGCCCGAGAGCAATGTACAGCCGGTGGAAGCGGAACAACCGCCGAACATCCTGCCGACGCTGCAGTCCCTTCACTCTGATCTGGCCATCTCGGACAGCGACGATGAGAAGAGCAATCTGCGCATGGACGAGGTGCGCGATGAGAATGagaacgacgacaacgacgaggGCGGAGATCTGTGGTTCTAAAGTCTTGTCCGGGAACGATTGCTGGAAAAAGCGCGAAAGTGTGCCGAGGCTAGCACAGAGAAGTTTTAAAGTAATTGTAACGTAAGTAAATCAGGGAACTTTACTGAATCGCGTCATGAAATAGTACATAGGGAAAGAAACCTCCGATCGGTTTGATTACGCGGGGTTTAGGAGGCGCGACGTGTTCCTTTCCGTTGGGTGAATTCACTCCAATCTACAGCAGCTTCAGATGTCCCGTCACAGCATCGACGGCAGCTATAGGTGCCGGTCCGATCGCTAGCACAGTCTTGGTGTTGGGTTCAATCTGCGTTCGACCAGCGTCCCGTATCACGCAGCAGTTGAGATTGTTCGTTTTCGCGATGCGATACACCTCCATCATTGCCTGTTCGCTCTCGACCTTGAGGGCGATTTTGGCTTGGCCGCTGTGTTGCCACTTTTTAACCGCGGCCGGTGTTTTGGCCAAGCCGGTTTCAAACGCACCGACGGCAGCGTGTCCACACTGGGCCGCGATTTTGCCTTTACCCATCTTTAGGTCGTTTCGCACGACCAACACCATCTTGTACTCGCCACCCATATCGGCATACACCTGtggaaaagatggaaaaacacGTATGAGAAGTTTCTGGTGCTCGGTGATTAGTATTTCCGGTGGTTACCCTTTCCGTGTTTGCATCTGATGCATTCTGTTGGCCGGAAGCTTTGGTTGACGCAGAGGTTGCACGCTTATCGCCCAATCGGGGTATTTTCGCGAACGTGTAACCCACAGCGAACGATACGATCGACGTGAAAATACTAACGATCCAACCGTTAGTGATCATCCTGATCGGTAGCGAAATGCCGGCTTCTCTGATGCAACTCTTCGTAGCCTTCGAGGAGCACTGTATAGGACACGAAAAGCGGATAAAGTGGAAGAAATTATGTGCGACTGAACTATGGTTCTGGTGAAAACAGCAACCGTGGCGGgatatttacattttaatacGCTTCTAAGTTAAAAATGGTAAGAATTTGTTCACTGGCATGTGAGAACTATCACACGCGCCGGCTCGTATTCGCTGCATCAAACGTCAAATGTGACATGAGACAATAAtacgattttgttttgatttactTTTTGAACGTTTGCACTGTCAAATCGTAAAACGTTAGCCAAATTTGAaagaataaatatatatattttcttttttgtgcgtgttaCAACCTCCTAGTTTCCTTGGGCGGCCCAGGTTAAACCGGAACTATTCGTAGTTGAGCGGTACCATCTGCAAAACAGTTATCATTGTCGTGTTCGTGGACTCATGGACGCCATCAGTTAGGGCCTACTTCACTTTCTTTGATCATGTAGACGGCCTTAAATGACTTCACGGGCTGGGAatttctttcactttctctgATCTACCTTTCTTACAAATACTCTATCAGATCGTCCTCTTTTTTCAAACTTCTAACACAATACATTATATTTTATCCTTTCAATACACTTAACCACTACGTATACTTTTCTATTTTACCACACTCATCTTTCTATCACATTTTACTAAAATGCTAAATAATTAACCGCAATATCGCATCAACGATgagattttatttcatatcttttttcccttcgtcGTTCCTCATCCATTGTTTATTTACATGGCGTCTTTCAACCAATCCATGTGTAGCCAATCTTTGCTCCTACTTTTCACCTAACTTTTGTCATGTAAAATGTAAAGCCTACTATTTGAACTGCTTACTATATTTCCTATCAACATTAAAGCCCCATAAATTTCCATAATATGTATGTTTCTTATCCATCAAAGAAACCATAGCCATGCgatattattaaatttttatacaATTATAATTGATCGCATGCTTTTGAATTCTATGTTCAGCGAAATCCGGCCGTTTTACGATTGCTCGCCGCCATTTGTCTGTTGTCTTTCCcggtgttgtttattttttctttttgcacagCAGGCAATATAAATGTTCGAATATGCCTGGTAACCACCAAGGCCGATCGGCTTAACGGTACCGTGAGTGGAGTCCTCGAATGTGGCATCGATGAGAGAGCGATATAACCCCATCTCATGGAACCTCTTTGGTGCATGATCTCCTGGTAGTATCGTTACCCGCTGCGGTCACAAAACCTACACGATTGCGGTGCCTCCTCGGAAGGAATTTGCGTAATTCGTCCGGACCGAAGCCGGCATGGGCACATTCGGCCGTTGATGTTAACATTTTATcggatttttttaatttaaaaggCATTTAAACCACAAAGCTAGCACGTGGACGCGCACAGCACACGATGAGGTATTTGtattgattgttttggtcTTGCAGGGGGGCTGGTATGTGGATGATAAACAATGCGGCAAGCACGTGGACGCAATAAAGCGATGCCATCAGTACGTAGATGTTAGAACGAAACGAGAAGAAATgtgctttctctcgttctgaGCGAGCGGCAACGTGATTGGACTAATCAATCATCAGCAAGCACTATGGACCAAGGCGCAGTAAACATACACCGTGTTTAATCATTCACTCTAATTTTATCTGAtttcgaggaaaaaataaactgaaTGCTATGAGAAATGTTGATTTATGCCTCAGAAATCTATCGCAACCTGCCTGCCATTGGTTTTGTGCTTAAATTCTATCATTTATATGTAACTTACTATTTCGCACTCAATTTCCGATCTCATGACCATTGGATATCACGATCCCATAGTGCGGCCAGAACAACAAGCGATCAGCGGCGAAAGAGATGGGCTGCGGATGATCACGTGCCAAAACGAGCGACCATATGGATTGATAACGCGTGTGAGAAAGCGATCAGATTTTGCAACCatgcgtgagagcgagatCACTGGCTGTTGTGATACTGGCGACGCGGATACCAGCTGGTAGCAGCCTCCTTGAGGCATGTTCTCCTGTGAGCAAAGCACGGTTTTCGTTAGCAAAACGGACCTCGAAAAATGCCTTTTCGCGCAGCGTCGCCGCCACAGGGTGTTTCATATTCTTTCTGGTAGCAGCCTCCTTGAGGCATGTTCTCCTATTATCAAAACTGGTGGTTTCGTTAGCAAAATCGAACCTCGAAAAATGTCTTTTCGCGCAGCGTCGTCGCCAcagggtgtttctttttctttcttcggtgAATTTGGTTCCCTGTgccgggggtggaaaattcgttcgtCGTTTAGGCGGAAAAGTGTCCTATCGGAGCGGTTTTTCGGAGGAATTTCTCATTACGACTCatacagcagcagttgcagcgaaaaatcaaacaataaagCCGCGAAAATTGGAGTATTtaataagcaaaaaagaaataaaacgccaTAGACAGCAAGGAGGGTtgtggttgaaatttttcatttacagTTTCGTTATAACATTTATTGCAATTATCTGTTACTCTCATGCCCATGCTTTTACATCCCATTCTTGTCTCATCCGTCCCTCCCACTGCTCCCGCCCGTCCTGCCGCTGCTTCCCTTCCTTCACTCGATTAACAGCGAGAAGGACCCTCCTCGGTTCGATTGATCTCTCTCACCGTTGCTTCTATCACCCGaactactactgctactacaCAGGCTGGGCCaccgggtttcctttttttttttcttgcttgcgAAACCCTCCCACCACCTTTTCTTGGCTTTTCTCCTTTGGGTGGTGAAATCGACCCCCATCCGACGTCGTTTGCATTTCCCGCCTTTTTCCTaccgtgcgtttgtgtgtgtttgagaatGAAAGAGGATTTTCCATGCTTAGTTTCTGGATGCTACCGGTCGCAGCGGGTGGTGGGGCGGGCGGGAAGGGTGGCAGCCGATCGATCGTCCTGTTGCCATCCcggcactctctctctcccctccgGGCGCCTCTGCCAAACCACCGTTGGACCGTTACACATCTTTACTATAAGCTATAACAAACatacaggtttttttttacaaaactgATTCGCTTCCCGCTTTAGAAGAGCATTCCTGTTTTAcgtcttattcttcttcttcgttcacAAGCCTACTcccctctctcccccccctcccctgccccaccagcagctgcagcacgtGGGAGTGTCGCTGATCCTTGAAACATTCAACATCCTTTCGTTTGCGCAATTGCCGATGATCGCACGCCTTCTACTTtccggcctttttttttcttctctccgttGCGAGCATCCCTGTTTCTGTGtatgtgcctgtgtgtgtgtgtttgagtgtgcAAGGATTGCCGCCCCTTGCACTTGCACCTCCACTATCCCCATGTTGCTGCGCGTCCCGCCAAAGTGCCGTCCAGCTTAACATTCTCGGTTGGTTTTTAGTTTTCGTTTCTAACGTTTTAATCCAAGTAGAGGTCACAAGAGCTAAAGAAGGTAAAAAACTGAACCCGACTCCAGAGGAACCACGGAGCAGGATACGAAACGAGATCGATACGTTTGTAAtatattttgcttctttcctGCCGCGATCGTTCGGTACCTTTGCCGGTAAGGGACACatacaagcaaaaaaaaaaaaaaacaaggacacATCGAGGAACGACGGGACGAGAAAAATTACGCCACCATAGTGTAGCGCCACCACGCGGGTGGTTCCCCATTCGCTTCGTGTTTCGGCTTTCGACAAGTGGGGCTCGTTTGGTGGCTAGTTTAGTAAAATGGCAAacgcacaacaaaaaaccatacCGAAACCGGGGATTTAATGTAATGTTACGAGCTACGGTTTTCAACAtcactttctctctatctttcgCCGTGTTTTacaccatttttgttttctcctgCTGCATATATCTGCGCACAGTTTCTGCTGGtccttaatttttttttgttttcatttataattattttatctgcttgtgttttgttgttgcttctgtttttttttgccttccctcTCTAGCGGAAGTGCACCCCCGGACTGTCCACGGAagaggaaacggaaaaaagcgaaaagcgcACGGAAGCAGGCACGCCAGCcaagaaaccaaaaaataacCGATCCGGCACCAACCAGCAGCGCGCGCAGAGAGGGTGGTTgcgatttttccttttacttTCCTACGGGagtgagaaaaacaacaacgcctGCATCGCGCAAACAACTCGGTGTTAAGACGACGGTACATTCTAGTGATAAAATTGCAATAGAtcttcgcacacacgcaccacccgGAACTCGGATTAAACTACAAACCGGGAAATGCATGCGCGCGCCCAATAACACGGgaagaaacacaaaactaTATTGCAAACGCTTTCGCCTAATTCGCGGTTGCGCGCTTTCgtcgtcatttttttttgtcagtttTCATCTTTCTTCCTGCTGTCgcgaaacattttcatttaacTATTGATTTTTGAACTGCAGTTTCcattgtatgtgtgtttgtttgtgtgaaatagaaagagagagagagagagtagtgTGTATTTTGTTAATAACGCTTGCTTGTATGCATACTCATGCGTAAGGAAGGAAGGGCTATTTTGCTCCTAGATCGCTCTGGAAGCGATCTGCTCCGGTTGCTAGGATCGACACgatcgatgtgtgtgtgtgtgtgtgtccctgtTGCAGTAAACGCCGCGCAATTAATTCATCCTAGCATGCCGCTTTTAACGGCTTTCAACGCCTGCTCCGTTCTATATGTAGCTTGTGTTTTGGAAGTGTTTGCAATTTGCTGCCCGTGGCTGCTGCTGATTGTGTAATATAATTTGTTGTTCCTCCTCCCTTTGCCTAGTTTATATACGAGAGCTGactgcgtgctttttttttagtttcccGACCAAAAGTATGCTCAAAATCAAACCGACAGCAAAACGGCACCTTCAACGACGCTTGCGAATGAAGGTTGTGCAGAAAACATGCAGCCATTCCGGttaatttttgtgtgtgttgcttttttttgttgtgttgttgtctTCTTTTAGTTTTGTTCTAATTTCGAATTATGCTACCCTTCCGCGCATTCCGACACACAAGTGCATGCGTTagcgtttttgcttttgctatATAgagttactttttttttgcatcatttgaGATATCTTATGCCACAACACGATTTGGTGGGTGGCGCGCCCCAACAATCGGTTGCTATTTGTTGTAATGTGTAAGTGATCGTTCTTTTATTCGTTTGCTCCGCTGCTCCTCGAGACTCCCGGTTACGCGCCCTTGGCCCACAGTAAACCTTAACGTATGCTCGGAACGCAAACGCGAAGCCTTGTGTTCCAGCAGCCCTTTCGAAAGAGCTACGGAGCTGGGTACGGGTGTGTGATAAGAATGGCCTTCATTTCGGCCAACATTGCTACTGTTTCGATACGCTCCCCCAAAACGCCACCCCCTCACAGCTGTGGTTGTTCTACTGACTCGCCTATAAATTCTGTTCTCGCCAGCTGAGCCAGTTTGAGGACagatgtgctgttttttttttttttatttttaacttcAGTACGAAAACGAGAGATTCGACAAGTAACGCAAATGTACACGAAGAACGCTACATCAACGGATATTTTCTCAACATTTGCTACGCTGCATCCTCCTCCGCCGGTCGCGTCTACCCGATTCTCAGACAAGACAACGCGAACAGAGCACCGGAGGGGTTGAACGAGCggacaaagaaaaacgccGCGTTTGATTTGACTCTTTTTCGCAAGACGCGTGCTTcacgcaaaaaggctaaactgCATGAACTGAACTATTCACACGCCAGCCATCCATCTTTATCCCAAACGCGCTGCACACACGAGCTATTTATGGA
This window harbors:
- the LOC128722828 gene encoding probable peptidyl-tRNA hydrolase 2, whose product is MITNGWIVSIFTSIVSFAVGYTFAKIPRLGDKRATSASTKASGQQNASDANTERVYADMGGEYKMVLVVRNDLKMGKGKIAAQCGHAAVGAFETGLAKTPAAVKKWQHSGQAKIALKVESEQAMMEVYRIAKTNNLNCCVIRDAGRTQIEPNTKTVLAIGPAPIAAVDAVTGHLKLL